Proteins co-encoded in one Ooceraea biroi isolate clonal line C1 chromosome 9, Obir_v5.4, whole genome shotgun sequence genomic window:
- the LOC105279059 gene encoding uncharacterized protein LOC105279059: MFRYAVIGALLVVSVLAAPASQDAAAAPPPSILEEALDVYASCSGESSIAVCLKLKALRFVDRAARAADIDVIDGFKIVQTEEAKNSRADNARSLNDIESTLPAETEAKEAAVDQAIIDRAAKFLSTHTVELSLPEEVSRSFDEARGKKKKIVKSLLPILLLLKLKAAALIPIALGALALIAFKALVIGKIALIISLIIGLQKLLAQKHQSYEVVAHPVHDYGHDVHHDHHGWARSSAGSDLAYKAYKPSE, encoded by the exons ATGTTCAGATACGCGGTAATCGGCGCACTCCTCGTGGTGTCTGTCCTGGCTGCGCCAGCGTCGCAGGACGCCGCGGCGGCGCCGCCACCCTCGATCCTCGAGGAGGCCCTCGACGTGTACGCTTCCTGTTCCGGGGAGTCGAGCATCGCGGTGTGTCTCAAGCTGAAGGCCCTGCGTTTCGTCGACCGTGCCGCACGCGCGGCCGACATCGACGTCATCGACGGTTTCAAGATCGTGCAGACCGAAGAGGCCAAGAATAG CCGCGCTGACAATGCAAGGTCCCTTAATGACATTGAGAGCACCTTACCGGCCGAGACCGAAGCCAAAGAAGCCGCAGTCGACCAGGCCATCATCGACAGAGCCGCCAAGTTCTTGTCCACGCACACTGTCGAGCTCAGCCTCCCTGAAGAAGTCTCCCGCTCCTTCGATGAAG CTCGtggcaagaagaagaagatcgtCAAATCGCTCCTGCCGATCCTGTTGCTGCTGAAACTGAAGGCTGCCGCCCTCATTCCGATCGCCCTCGGCGCCCTGGCTCTGATCGCTTTCAAGGCCCTCGTGATCGGCAAGATCGCCCTGATCATCAGCTTGATCATCGGTCTGCAGAAGCTGCTCGCTCAGAAACACCAGAGCTACGAGGTCGTCGCTCATCCCGTCCACGACTACGGACACGACGTGCACCACGACCATCACGGCTGGGCGAGGTCTTCGGCTGGCTCCGATCTCGCGTACAAAGCGTACAAGCCCTCTGAATAG